A stretch of the Musa acuminata AAA Group cultivar baxijiao chromosome BXJ2-7, Cavendish_Baxijiao_AAA, whole genome shotgun sequence genome encodes the following:
- the LOC135585659 gene encoding probable ADP-ribosylation factor GTPase-activating protein AGD14, translating into MANRVKEDEKNEKIIRGLLKLPANRRCINCNNLGPQYVCTNFWTFICTNCSGIHREFTHRVKSISMAKFTSQEVTALQEGGNERAREIYFKDWDPQHHSFPDSSNIDRLRDFIKHVYVDRRYSGGRHGDRPQMLKGDKDVYNENRRAEPYRGGSRSPPYEDRYSPSYGGRNDDRSFRYNYGERSPAYNQGDYKRSPARFEVLDDRQRDDKFGNGSQNRKTEDRRLPDAPKPEGRSPDHQKDFNKMSPPVVRPVRDILGDNAPQLQVGGVAKTNGIRGPDDSAKIKSTLSSNSIDSTDANSAQLKGSFSESLIDFDVDHEPPVAAITEQPVAQQTTSGSDGGADWAAFDTSGQQKVAQVDANANPLVSALAQLSVSGSTPVGNLPTLSFSQIESYPKAGGGGNLLTMQQQQQPLVFPSIDNPPGKQSSNVSVDGTSNNQTWIPSPVPHGQGNFTDLAINPAGHLPRIATKLPQEKVAGVSSQPPSTESKTSGRKELPVDFFTSLYPSAPVTAQGWQRGPYPGMGYNIQYPSGVAMPTYSQTPKSVNPFDLTSDPAAVFPSVTPLQAALSNMTAPATLLRTSSFGAPSPHSVHLQQSPYASNVSPGPFMMHQVPDNMPQQFAASMMPMGNQGIVAPGSNGATFSTSGIHQNPAVRYSQLSTPNSFGSVGGNPFG; encoded by the exons ATGGCGAACCGGGTGAAAGAAGATGAGAAGAATGAGAAGATAATTCGAGGGCTTCTGAAGCTTCCTGCCAACCGAAGATGCATCAATTGCAACAATCTC GGGCCGCAATATGTATGCACAAATTTCTGGACCTTCATCTGTACAAACTGTAGTGGAATACA CCGAGAGTTCACCCACCGTGTTAAGTCCATATCTATGGCTAAATTTACTTCTCAAGAAGTTACTGCACTTCAAGAAGGGGGAAATGAG CGTGCCAGAGAAATATACTTTAAGGACTGGGACCCACAACATCATTCATTTCCTGATAGCAG TAATATCGACAGACTCAGAGATTTCATtaagcatgtttatgtggatcggAGATACTCTGGGGGAAGACATGGAGACAGGCCACAAATGTTGAAG GGTGATAAGGACGTTTATAATGAAAACCGCAGGGCAGAACCATATAGAGGTGGTTCAAGAAGCCCACCATATGAAGATCGTTATAGTCCTAGTTATGGTGGTAGAAATGATGATCGTAGTTTCAGATACAACTATGGAGAAAGAAGTCCTGCATATAATCAAGGTGATTACAAGAGAAGTCCGGCTCGTTTTGAGGTGCTAGATGACAGACAGAGAGATGACAAGTTTGGAAATGGAAGCCAAAACAGAAAGACTGAAGACCGTAGGCTCCCAGATGCACCAAAACCAGAGGGGAGATCACCAGATCATCAGAAAGATTTCAATAAGATGAGTCCCCCAGTGGTGCGCCCTGTGAGAGATATTTTGGGTGATAATGCACCACAACTTCAAGTTGGTGGTGTTGCTAAAACAAATGGGATCAGGGGCCCTGATGATTCTGCAAAGATAAAG AGTACCTTATCTTCAAACAGCATAGATTCTACTGATGCAAATTCGGCACAGTTGAAAGGGTCGTTCTCTGAAAGTTTGATAGATTTTGATGTGGATCATGAACCTCCTGTTGCTGCAATAACAGAACAACCAGTTGCTCAACAAACTACATCTGGTAGTGATGGTGGTGCAGACTGGGCAGCTTTTGATACTTCTGGAcagcagaaagtagctcaagtggATGCAAATGCGAACCCATTAGTGTCTGCTCTTGCCCAATTATCAGTTTCAGGGTCTACACCTGTAGGGAATTTGCCAACCTTGTCTTTTTCTCAAATTGAGTCCTATCCCAAAGCTGGTGGTGGAGGGAACTTGCTCacaatgcagcagcagcagcaacctcTGGTATTTCCATCCATTGATAATCCACCTGGTAAACAGTCATCCAACGTATCTGTTGATGGAACTTCAAACAACCAG ACTTGGATTCCATCACCCGTACCACATGGGCAAGGAAATTTCACAGACCTAGCTATTAACCCAGCTGGACATCTTCCTCGGATAGCTACTAAGCTACCTCAAGAAAAAGTTGCTGGAGTTTCTTCACAGCCACCTTCTACAGAGAGTAAAACTAGTGGAAGGAAAGAACTGCCAGTG GATTTTTTCACTTCTCTATATCCAAGTGCACCTGTAACAGCTCAAGGTTGGCAAAGAGGGCCATATCCTGGCATGGGGTATAACATACAATACCCTTCTGGAGTG gcTATGCCTACATATTCTCAGACTCCAAAATCTGTGAATCCATTTGATCTTACCAGTGATCCAGCTGCAGTG TTCCCCTCAGTGACACCTCTGCAAGCAGCATTATCAAACATGACTGCTCCAGCGACCTTACTTCGAACTTCCAGTTTTGGAGCCCCTTCCCCACATTCGGTTCACTTGCAACAGTCACCCTATGCATCAAATGTCTCTCCAG GTCCATTCATGATGCATCAGGTTCCAGATAACATGCCTCAACAATTTGCTGCTAGCATGATGCCAATGGG GAATCAAGGTATTGTAGCTCCTGGTAGCAATGGTGCTACTTTTAGTACTTCAGGCATTCATCAAAATCCAGCGGTCAGATATTCCCAACTGAGTACACCAAATTCTTTCGGTTCTGTTGGAGGAAATCCATTTGGATGA
- the LOC135616886 gene encoding uncharacterized protein LOC135616886 isoform X1: MILLQSPPGMPIDSDPTTLSPSILPPSSSPRRLDHPSLRSSAVTPIPHVTSAILAFVAWSDSRGAPTIGTPHDRLSSIEFHPQWVTKQPTAVWDSAFTCEHHSTTRPCSPPPSSSTPASYLLSRRTTNRFMRVSLFQWKGSAPDSRTIGSENQQSSVVFPKGNPIPSVKALAFYRSSAFTVDAVYADVGDMQVPAKISTYTIGPFQTSKDERAKLIVSIESPWNCFY; encoded by the exons ATGATCCTTCTCCAATCTCCTCCAGGAATGCCCATAGATTCCGATCCGACGACCCTCTCTCCTTCCATTCTGCCGCCTTCCTCCtcaccccgtcgcctcgatcaccCGTCCTTGCGGAGCTCGGCAGTCACCCCCATCCCCCATGTGACCTCCGCCATCCTCGCGTTCGTCGCCTGGTCCGACAGCCGCGGGGCGCCCACCATCGGAACGCCGCATGATAGGCTCTCCAGCatcgagttccacccgcagtggGTCACGAAGCAGCCCACCGCGGTATGGGACAGCGCTTTCACCTGCGAGCACCACTCGACCACCAGACCTTGTTCCCCTCCTCCCTCCAGCTCCACGCCCGCCTCCTACCTGTTGTCTCGCCGTACCACCAACAG GTTCATGAGAGtttccctttttcaatggaaAGGATCTGCCCCTGATTCTCGGACCATTGGTTCAGAAAACCAGCAGAGTTCAGTTGTTTTTCCGAAAGGGAATCCGATCCCAAGTGTCAAAGCTCTTGCATTTTATAGATCTAGTGCTTTCACAGTTGATGCTGTGTATGCTGATGTGGGTGACATGCAAGTTCCAGCAAAAATTAGCACATACACA ATTGGTCCTTTCCAGACCAGCAAAGACGAGCGTGCTAAGTTAATAGTTTCTATTGAATCTCCATGGAATTGTTTCTATTGA
- the LOC135582661 gene encoding leucine-rich repeat extensin-like protein 4, which produces MKRRSSITEKLHLLFLFLISFAAARAAAFSSHGLTDAEAGFIRRRQLLYYLDEYGDRGERVSVDPSFRFPNPRLRDAYVALQAWKKAILSDPHNFTGSWVGPNVCSYYGVFCAPLPCNRSLTVVAGIDLNHADIAGYLPEELGLLADLALFHINSNRFCGTVPEKLRQLTRLFEIDLSNNRFAGKFPRVLLELPSLKFLDIRFNEFEGGVPRELFDKPLDAIFINHNRLAFDIPDNIGNSPVSVIVLANNRFRGCLPASLGNMSNTLNEIILMDNGLRSCLPPEIGLLRKLTVFDISFNQLLGPLPEEIGRMVSLEQLDVAHNLLSGRIPESICQLPHLQNFTFSYNFFTGEPPSCLKVQSFDDRRNCLPERPLQRSGKQCESFLSHPVDCSWFRCKPFVPAFPPPPPPPSPPPPSPSPPPPSPPPPPPPSPSPPPPSPPPPSPPPPSPPPPPPPPPPVYSSPPPPNSPPPPIHYSSPPPPPSPPPPPSPSPPPPSPPPPSPPSPSPPPPPPPVYSSPPPPNSPPPPIHYYSPPPPPSPPPPPSPSPPPPSPPPPSPPPPSPPPPPPPVYSSPPPPNSPPPPMHYYSPPPPYPSPPPPNSPPPPPVYHYLSPPPPPPPCIEPPESSPPPLTPYYGGPLPPVVGVSYASPPPPPLH; this is translated from the coding sequence ATGAAGAGGAGAAGCAGCATAACGGAAAAGCttcatctcctcttcctcttcttgatCTCATTTGCGGCGGCGAGAGCGGCCGCCTTCAGCAGCCATGGCCTCACCGACGCTGAGGCCGGGTTCATCCGTAGGCGGCAGCTGCTGTACTACCTCGACGAGTACGGCGACCGCGGCGAGCGGGTGAGCGTCGACCCGTCCTTCCGCTTCCCTAACCCCCGTCTCCGCGACGCCTATGTCGCCCTGCAGGCCTGGAAGAAGGCCATCCTCTCCGACCCCCACAACTTCACCGGCAGCTGGGTCGGGCCCAATGTCTGCTCCTACTATGGCGTCTTCTGCGCCCCGCTCCCCTGCAACCGCTCCCTCACCGTCGTCGCAGGTATCGACCTCAACCACGCCGACATCGCCGGGTACCTCCCTGAGGAGCTCGGCCTGTTGGCCGACCTCGCCCTCTTCCACATCAACTCCAACCGCTTCTGCGGCACCGTCCCCGAGAAACTCCGCCAGCTCACCCGCCTCTTTGAGATCGACCTCAGCAACAACCGCTTTGCCGGCAAGTTCCCCAGGGTCCTCCTCGAGCTCCCCTCGCTCAAGTTCCTCGACATCCGGTTCAACGAGTTCGAGGGCGGCGTCCCTCGCGAGCTCTTCGACAAGCCCCTCGATGCCATCTTCATCAACCACAATCGGCTCGCCTTCGACATACCCGATAATATCGGCAACTCCCCCGTCTCCGTCATCGTCCTCGCCAACAACCGCTTCCGCGGCTGCCTCCCAGCCAGCCTTGGCAATATGTCGAACACCTTGAACGAGATCATTCTCATGGACAACGGGCTGCGGTCCTGCCTCCCGCCCGAGATCGGCCTGCTGAGGAAGCTCACCGTGTTCGACATCAGCTTCAACCAGCTGCTGGGGCCGCTGCCGGAGGAGATCGGCCGCATGGTCAGCCTCGAGCAGTTGGATGTCGCGCACAACCTGCTGTCAGGGCGCATCCCGGAGTCCATCTGCCAGCTCCCGCATCTGCAAAACTTCACCTTCTCCTACAATTTCTTTACCGGCGAGCCGCCGTCGTGCTTGAAGGTGCAGTCATTCGACGACCGGAGGAATTGCCTTCCCGAGCGGCCGTTGCAGCGGTCGGGGAAGCAGTGCGAGTCGTTCTTGTCGCACCCGGTGGACTGCAGTTGGTTTCGGTGTAAGCCGTTCGTGCCGGCatttccgccgccgccgccaccaccatcaccaccccCGCCGTCCCCGTCTCCGCCACCACcatctcctccccctccccctcccccatcTCCATCGCCACCACCTCCGTCTCCGCCACCCCCATCCCCACCTCCTCCTTCGCCgccgccacctccacctccacctccaccagtTTATTCATCGCCTCCACCGCCTAATTCACCACCACCTCCCATTCATTATTCTTCTCCTCCGCCACCACCATCTCCTCCACCTCCCCCATCTCCATCGCCACCACCTCCGTCTCCGCCGCCCCCATCCCCACCTTCTCcttcaccgccgccgccacctccacCAGTTTATTCATCGCCTCCACCGCCTAATTCACCACCACCTCCCATACATTATTATTCTCCTCCGCCACCACCATCTCCTCCACCTCCCCCATCTCCATCGCCACCACCTCCGTCTCCGCCGCCCCCATCCCCACCTCCTCcttcaccgccgccgccacctccacCAGTTTATTCATCGCCTCCACCGCCTAATTCACCACCACCTCCCATGCATTATTATTCTCCTCCGCCACCATACCCATCTCCACCCCCACCCAACTCTCCGCCTCCACCGCCGGTTTATCACTACTTGTCACCACCGCCACCTCCGCCTCCATGTATAGAACCACCGGAATCTTCACCACCTCCGCTAACACCCTATTACGGAGGTCCATTGCCACCTGTCGTCGGAGTCTCATACGCATCTCCGCCTCCCCCTCCTCTCCACTGA